Genomic segment of Runella rosea:
GAACAAATCCATGAACGTGCTTATCGTTGAAGATGAACCCTTAGCAGTACAAAAATTATCAAAATTGCTGCTTGAAATTGCTCCTGAACTTAGAATTTCGGGCATAACGGATGGCATTGAAAGTACCCTTGAATGGCTGGAAGCCCACCCAAATCCTGATTTGATTTTAATGGATATTGAACTGTGCGACGGGCAAAGTTTTGAGATTTTCAATCAAATGGAGGTAAAAAGTCCAGTTATTTTTACAACATCTTACGATGAATATGCGATTCAGGCTTTTCGGGTAAATAGCGTCGATTATCTACTTAAACCCATAAAGAAAGAAGAACTCGAGAGAGCTTTGCGAAAATATGAGCAGATAAACAGTAGTCAAACTCAACCGATTGATATTTCCAAATTGGTTTCGGAGTTGCAGCGTCATAACCAACTGCGTGAGTATCGCTCCCGTTTTTTGGTAAAACTCGGACAACGGCTGATTCCGGTTGAAATCATGGATATTTCTTATTTTTACACTGAAGAGGGGATTACTTTTTTAATGACGCGCGACCGGGTTAAACATGTGATTGATTACAGCCTTGATGAACTCGAACAACAACTTGACCCTAAATACTATTTCAGAATCAATCGTCAGTATATTTTGGGAATAAAATCGGTGGTTCAAATTCATAATTACTTTAATGGAAAACTTAAATTGGACCTAAAACCTTCTGTCGAGAAGGAAGTAACGGTAAGCCGTGAACGTGTGGGCGATTTTAAAGAATGGATGGGTAAATAGGGGCATCGACTGGAAATTGATGAAAAAATTAAACGATAAATGGACTCGTTTGGCGGGTGTTCCGCTCATTGCTCTTTTTGGGCAGTGGGTCATGTACGGTTATACCAATGTACCTTACGCAGATGACTGGAAAATTCCTTTTTTCTTTGTGTTGGGGGCGGTTTTTGTGTGGGAAGTAAATCGCATCGGTATTATTTATTCTCGCCGAAAATTTCCTGAACTCATTCATACCCGCCAACGCATTTTGTATCAAGCCGTTTGGTTTACCATTGGCTCTTTTGCGGTTCGGGTGGTACAAACGTATTTTTATCAACTGTTTGCCGTTTGGGATTATGTAGATTACACCCATTTTAAGCCCTATTTTTTCAATGCTTTGGTGTCATTAGTCGGCACGATTCAGATTGCTACGGTCTTTGAGGGCTTTTATTTGTATCGTTTATGGCGAGTTTCCTACAAAGAAGCACAAGAATTAAAAAAGGCCAATTTACAGAGTCAACTTGACTCGTTGAAGGCCCAGATTAACCCACATTTTTTGTTTAACAGTTTAAATTCTATTTCGTCTCTGGTGCATTCGAGTCCTGAAAAAGCCAGTGATTTTATTGATGAACTTTCGTCGGTTTATCGCTATCTATTGCGGGAAAACAACCGTGAATTGTGTGCCTTGGAGGAAGAAATAGCGTTTATAAAAGCGTATTTTAACCTTCTCAAAACCCGTCACGGAAAAGGGATTGAACTCAGTATTGATATTCCAAAACAGTATTCGTACTTTCTTATTCCACCCTTGACGCTTCAATTATTGTTTGAAAATGCCGTAAAACACAATATTGTTTCTGCTTCCAAACCGTTGCATAT
This window contains:
- a CDS encoding LytR/AlgR family response regulator transcription factor gives rise to the protein MNVLIVEDEPLAVQKLSKLLLEIAPELRISGITDGIESTLEWLEAHPNPDLILMDIELCDGQSFEIFNQMEVKSPVIFTTSYDEYAIQAFRVNSVDYLLKPIKKEELERALRKYEQINSSQTQPIDISKLVSELQRHNQLREYRSRFLVKLGQRLIPVEIMDISYFYTEEGITFLMTRDRVKHVIDYSLDELEQQLDPKYYFRINRQYILGIKSVVQIHNYFNGKLKLDLKPSVEKEVTVSRERVGDFKEWMGK
- a CDS encoding sensor histidine kinase: MKKLNDKWTRLAGVPLIALFGQWVMYGYTNVPYADDWKIPFFFVLGAVFVWEVNRIGIIYSRRKFPELIHTRQRILYQAVWFTIGSFAVRVVQTYFYQLFAVWDYVDYTHFKPYFFNALVSLVGTIQIATVFEGFYLYRLWRVSYKEAQELKKANLQSQLDSLKAQINPHFLFNSLNSISSLVHSSPEKASDFIDELSSVYRYLLRENNRELCALEEEIAFIKAYFNLLKTRHGKGIELSIDIPKQYSYFLIPPLTLQLLFENAVKHNIVSASKPLHIRIYAADNMLCVENNLQKKRLAVASNKIGLNNIMAKYQLLNQPAVSVFQEETKFQVILPLIEPNFAYELVHR